In a single window of the Schistocerca gregaria isolate iqSchGreg1 unplaced genomic scaffold, iqSchGreg1.2 ptg000569l, whole genome shotgun sequence genome:
- the LOC126315292 gene encoding uncharacterized protein LOC126315292, producing MGRRPARCYRLIKNKPYPKSEYCRGVPDPKIRLYDNGKKRANVDAFPHSVHLISCVRENVSSEALEAARICANKYAIKMTGKDGFHLRVRAHPFHVLRINKMLSCAGADRLQTGMRGAFGKPYGTVSRVSIGQVLISIRTTEANIPHMIEALRYSMYKFPGKQKIVVSSRWGFTKYTHQQYRELRAQNKLIPDGVNCKEIKPKGRINPKLFQNKNI from the coding sequence ATGGGTAGACGTCCGGCCAGGTGCTATCGCCTCATCAAGAATAAACCTTACCCAAAGTCGGAGTACTGCCGTGGTGTTCCCGACCCTAAAATTCGCCTATATGATAATGGGAAAAAGCGTGCTAATGTAGATGCTTTTCCTCATTCTGTTCACCTTATCTCTTGCGTTCGTGAGAACGTCTCCTCGGAAGCCTTGGAGGCAGCTCGAATCTGTGCTAACAAATATGCCATCAAAATGACCGGAAAAGATGGTTTTCACCTTCGCGTCCGTGCTCATCCCTTTCACGTTCTTCGTATCAACAAAATGCTTTCCTGTGCAGGCGCTGATCGTCTCCAAACAGGTATGCGCGGTGCATTCGGAAAGCCCTATGGAACGGTCTCTCGCGTTTCAATCGGCCAGGTTTTGATTTCTATAAGAACTACCGAGGCAAACATCCCACACATGATTGAAGCTTTACGCTATTCCATGTACAAATTTCCAGGCAAACAGAAGATTGTCGTTTCATCCCGTTGGGGATTCACCAAATACACGCACCAGCAATACCGAGAACTGAGAGCTCAAAACAAGCTTATTCCTGATGGAGTCAACTGCAAAGAGATCAAACCCAAGGGCAGGATCAATCCCAAACTCTTCCAAAATAAAAATATCTAA